GTCTTCGGTGGCCTGCTGTGGAAGCACGGCGAGTTCATGTTCCCGATCATTTCGCTCGGTCAGGGCTTCTCCTTGCCATACGGCCGCGAGCACGCCGTCATGCCGCTCATGATCATGGCGCTCGGTCTCGGCGTCGTGCAGATCCTCTTCGGCCTCATCCTTGGCCTGATCAACTCGCTCAGGATGAAGCACAAGAAGCACGCATGGATCAAGGGCGGCCTGGCTGCGTTCGTGCTCGGCGCGATCATCCTCATCGTCGGCATGGTGCTCCTCAACCAGAACCCGGTCGTGAAAGCGATCGGCGCGATCGCTCTCGGCGGGGGCGTGCTCGTGGTCCTGCGATTCGGCGGGATGATGGGCTTCGTCGAGACGATCGAGACGGTGTCTCACACCGCAAGCTACCTGCGTATCATGGCCATCGGTCTTTCCGACGCGATCTTCGCGAGTGCCATCAATGAGATGGCCGGGGGCTTCCCCCCGATCGTCGGTATCATCGTGGCGCTGCTGTTCCACTCGATCCACCTGGTTCTGGCAGTCTTCACGCCTACAGTCCATGCACTACGTCTCAACTTCCTGGAGTTCTTTGGGACGTTTTATGAGACGGGAAACCAGCAATACAAACCGTTCACGAAAACCGGAGGTGAAAAGAGCGCATGATCAAGAATCGGCTCGCAAGGTTGGTGTTTGGCAGTACGTTCGTACTGACCATGATGGTACCGGCAATCGCTCTGGCAGAGGAAGCTGTTGCTCCTGCCGCAGACTGGCAGACGAGTGTAGGTAAGGCGATCGCTGCCGGTCTGGCTATGGGTATGTCGGCATTGGGCGCTGGGTACGCACAGGCGAAAATCGGCTCCGCTGGTGCCGGCACTCTCGCAGAGCGCCCGGAGGTGGCAATCTGGATCATCACACTCCAGGCGCTACCGGAAGTTATCGTTTT
The DNA window shown above is from Coriobacteriia bacterium and carries:
- a CDS encoding ATPase; this encodes MAAGLAMGMSALGAGYAQAKIGSAGAGTLAERPEVAIWIITLQALPEVIVLLGFVSAIMINGA